The following coding sequences lie in one Thalassoglobus polymorphus genomic window:
- the fabD gene encoding ACP S-malonyltransferase translates to MSRIGFLFPGQGAQHVGMGKQLVEQYPAADALFDQANEILGYDLRRLCFEGPSEELDSTVISQPAIFVTSLAALEKLRTDAPDVVLGCEMAAGLSLGEYTALVFSGAMSFEDGLKVVQKRGQAMQDAADATPSGMASVLLLDLPEVEKIRDEAQAAGVVEIANYLCPGNLVLSGSNPAIEKVLEIAEAAEARVVPLAVAGAFHTKIMQPADDRLRDALSTVEMKAPEIPVISNVDASIHTDPDDLKDVLVRQVISPVRWEDSIRSMLDQGIDEFYEIGPGRVLAGLLKRIQRKIPCTVINDS, encoded by the coding sequence ATGAGCCGAATTGGATTTCTTTTCCCTGGTCAGGGAGCGCAACATGTTGGTATGGGCAAGCAACTCGTCGAGCAGTATCCCGCTGCGGACGCTTTGTTCGATCAAGCCAATGAAATCCTAGGGTATGACCTTCGTCGGCTTTGTTTTGAAGGTCCATCGGAAGAACTCGACTCAACTGTCATTAGCCAGCCCGCAATCTTTGTGACGAGCTTGGCGGCTTTGGAAAAACTTCGAACTGATGCTCCTGATGTTGTCTTAGGCTGTGAAATGGCTGCTGGCCTGAGCTTGGGCGAATACACAGCATTGGTTTTTTCTGGAGCTATGAGCTTCGAGGATGGGCTGAAAGTCGTTCAAAAGCGCGGTCAGGCGATGCAGGACGCTGCAGATGCGACCCCGTCAGGAATGGCAAGTGTGCTACTGCTCGACTTGCCAGAAGTTGAAAAAATTCGCGATGAGGCACAAGCTGCCGGTGTCGTCGAAATCGCAAACTATCTCTGCCCCGGAAACCTCGTTTTATCCGGCAGTAATCCCGCGATTGAAAAAGTTCTTGAGATTGCTGAGGCGGCCGAAGCCCGTGTGGTTCCGTTGGCTGTCGCAGGGGCGTTTCATACGAAAATCATGCAGCCGGCAGATGATCGGCTCCGGGATGCGTTATCGACTGTCGAGATGAAGGCTCCGGAAATTCCGGTCATCTCAAATGTCGATGCGAGCATTCATACAGATCCAGATGACCTGAAAGACGTACTTGTTCGTCAGGTCATTAGCCCGGTTCGCTGGGAAGATTCCATTCGTTCGATGTTGGATCAAGGAATCGATGAGTTTTATGAAATCGGTCCTGGTCGCGTTCTGGCCGGATTGTTAAAGCGAATTCAACGTAAAATTCCTTGTACTGTCATCAACGATTCGTAG
- the acpP gene encoding acyl carrier protein, with translation MDEKVIAIVSEQLSVSEDEITKESNFIDDLQADSLDLVELGMKFEEEFGVTIPDEDYETLKTVGDAIDYIKQRESA, from the coding sequence GTGGACGAAAAAGTAATTGCAATTGTGAGTGAACAATTGAGCGTTTCCGAGGATGAAATTACCAAAGAAAGTAATTTCATCGATGATCTTCAAGCTGATTCGCTCGATTTGGTCGAGTTGGGAATGAAGTTTGAAGAAGAATTTGGCGTAACCATCCCAGACGAGGATTACGAAACGCTCAAAACCGTTGGCGATGCCATCGATTATATCAAACAGCGGGAAAGCGCTTAA